The DNA window AACTGATCGCCCAGGTGTGATTGGGGGAATTGGCAGCTTTGGGGGGATGTTTGACTTAGAAAAATTACAGGTACGGCATCCAGTCCTTGTCTCTGGCACTGATGGTGTGGGAACGAAACTCTTAATTGCCCAACAAATGAATAAGCACGATACAATCGGGATCGATGTTGTCGCAATGTGTGTTAATGATGTCCTGGCGCAGGGAGCGGAACCAATAACGTTTCTCGACTACATTGCGACCGGCCATAATGATCCGGCTAAGATGGCAGCGATTGTTAGCGGAGTAGCGACCGGTTGCCGAGAAGCTGGAGCCGCTTTAATTGGTGGAGAAACAGCAGAAATGCCAGATATGTATGCAGACAATGAGTATGACCTAGCAGGAACAGTATCAGGGATAGCAGAAAAAGAAGAACTTCTTACCGCTGCTGGACCACAAAAAGGTGATATTTTACTTGGCCTCCCATCAAGCGGCTTGCATTCCAATGGCTTTTCCCTTGTTCGGCAAATCTTATTTAGGGATAATCATGTCAAATTAACTGATCGCCCAGAAACATTGAGAGGAAAAACGGTAGGAGAAACGATCCTAACTCCTACTAGGATTTATGTTCAAGCCGTTTTACCACTAGTCCATCACAAATTGGTTCATGGGATTAGCCATATTACTGGTGGAGGATTGATTGAAAATGTTCCCCGGATGTTGGACGATAACTTGCAAGCGGTGATTGATTCTAGTCGGTGGCCACAGCTTCCGGTCTTTGGCTATTTGCGGGTGCTGGGAGGCCTTACTAAGGAGGATTGTTTCGAAGCATTTAACATGGGAATAGGAATGGTCTTAGCAGTGGCACCAGATCAAGTAGCACAAGTTCAAGAGATTCTATCAAATAAAAACATGACAAGTTATCAAATTGGTTATCTTCGTCATTGTTTACCAGATACAAAAAAGATTGTTATCAAGTGAGGGTTGTAAATGAGAGTCGCAATTTTAGCATCAGGAAACGGAACGAATTTTGAAGTCTTAGCACAGCACTTCAAAAATAATGACCTTCCTGGTGAATTAGCATTATTATTCTGTAATCATCCAGATGCTCCGGTAATGAAAAGAGCTGCCCGGCTGGGGATTCCGGCAGAAAGTTTTACGGTCAAATCTTGTGGGGGAAAACAGGAATACGAGGAAAAATTATTGGGAGTAGTGAAAAAGTATCAAATTGACTTTATTGTCCTTGCTGGTTATTTACGAGTAATTGGGCCCACGATTTTGGATCATTATGCTCACCGAATTATTAACCTTCATCCAGCATGGTTGCCAGAATATCCTGGACTACATTCGATTGAACGAGCATTTGCTGATCAACAAGCACAGACAGGCGTCACCGTCCATTATATTGATGCGGGACTCGATTCCGGCCCAATTATCGCCCAGGAACACGTCCCAATTTTACCAACTGATACTATTGAAACCTTAGAAGCACGGGTTCACGAAACTGAGCACCGGTTATATCCTGAAGCACTAAAGCAGGCATTAGAAAAGGAGCAACATTAAATTATGAAAAGAGCATTAGTAAGCGTTTCTGATAAGCAAAACCTGGTCCCATTCGTTAAAGGATTAGTTGAAAATGATTTTGAAATTATTTCGACTGGGGGGACGAAGCGGGTTTTGGACGAAGCAGGAATTGAAACAATTGGGATTGAAGATGTTACTCATTTTCCAGAAATTCTTGATGGCCGCGTGAAGACTCTTAACCCATACGTCCATGGGGGACTATTGGCTCGCCGGGACTTACCAGAACACATGGCGACTCTCGAAAAACTTAATATTACGCCAATCGATTTAGTCTGTGTTAATCTTTATCCATTTAAAGAGACGATCGAAAAGCCGGGAGTGGAATTAGCCGATGCAATTGAAAATATTGATATCGGTGGCCCTAGCATGGTCCGCTCAGCTGCTAAAAACTATCATGATGTAACAACCGTGGTGGACCAAGCCGATTACGATGAAGTCTTAGCCCAGATCAAAGAAGATGGTGAAACATCATTGGCAACCCGAGCACGCTTAGCAGCGAAAGCCTTTCGTCATACGGCAGCCTATGATTCCCTCATCTCTCAATACCTTACAAAGCAGACAGGGCTTGAAGATCCAGAAAAATTAACTTTAAGCTGGGATTTAAAAGAAACAATGCGTTATGGTGAAAATAGTCACCAAAAGGCTTGGTTATATGAAGATGCGCTTCCTAAGGCTTTTTCGGTTTTACAGGCTGAACAATTACATGGTAAGAAGCTTTCCTACAATAACATTAAGGATGCTGATGAAGCATTACGATGCATTCGCGAATTTGATGAACCAACAGTTGTAGCGATGAAACATATGAACCCCTGTGGAATTGGCCGTGGGGGGAAGTTGGTTCAAGCTTGGGATCATGCCTATGAAGCTGACCCTGTTTCCATTTTTGGAGGAGTGATTGCTCTTAATCGCCAGGTTGATTTAGCTACCGCCGAAAAAATGCACAAAATCTTTTTAGAAATTGTTATTGCACCCGGCTTTGATGATGATGCATTTGAGTTGTTAGCAAAGAAGAAAAATATTCGCTTACTAAGTCTGGACTTTAGTAAGAAGGATGAACCTACTAAACATGAAGTTGTTTCAGTAATGGGGGGAATGTTGTTGCAAGAACAAGACACGCTTAAGGAAGATTACCACGACTGGCAATGTGTTACTGAAAAGCAACCAACAGAGGAACAGCTTAAGACATTAATGTTTGCCTGGAAAGCAGTTAAGCATGCCAAATCAAATGCGATTGTCTTAGCAAATGATGATCGGACATTAGGGGTAGGAGAAGGTCAGCCTAACCGAATTGATTCATTGAAAATTGCCGTAAAACATGCTGGCGAAGCGATTGATGATCGGACAGTGATGGCTTCAGATGCTTTCTTCCCGTTTGGCGATTGTGTTGAATATGCGGGCCAAAATGGTATTAAGGCGATTGTTCAGCCAGGGGGATCAATTCGCGATCAAGAATCAATTGAAATGGCAAATAAGTACGGAATTGCAATGGTCATAACAGGTATTCGTCATTTCCGCCATTAAAGCTAGGAGGGTATCATGGAAAAGCAGGTCAACGTATTAGTTGTAGGTGAAGGCGGTCGTGAATTTGCCGTGGCGAAGAAATTACAAGAAAGTCCCCGTGTTAAGCAAGTTTATTGTGCGCCAGGCAACGTGGGGATGTCGACTGTAGGAGTAGTTCCCATTGCAATTGCGGAAACTGACTTTGCTAAGCTGATTCAATTTGCTAAAGAACATAATGTTGCGTGGACATTCGTGGGCCCTGAGGATTGTTTGGTTGATGGGATTGTTGATGAATTTAAGGCCGCTGGATTAAAGGTTTTCGGTCCTGATGCACGGGCTGCCCAATTAGAAGGCTCAAAAGACTATGCCCTTAATTTTATGAATAATTATCACGTTCCCACTGCCCGCCATGCGACATATCGGGATCAAACAGCAGCGATTAATAACGTTGGCCAATTTGGCTTTCCGGTAGTAATTAAAGAAAATGGTTTAGCAGGAGGAAAAGGGGTTGTCATTGCAAAGGATCGTGCAGAAGCAATTAGGACAATCAAAGAAATGTTTGTCAATGGGCAGGCGCGCCTTGTGATTGAAGAATGTTTATCGGGTCCCGAATATTCGATGTTTGTTTTGATTAGTAATGGGCATTACCGAATTTTGCCCATGGCTCAAGACCACAAACGAGCATTTGATGACGATAAAGGTCCTAATACTGGGGGGATGGGTGCTTATAGTCCCTTGCCACAACTTTCCTCAGCTGTTCGCCAACAGATGATTGATGAAGTACTTAAGCCAACAGTTGATGGTTTGGTAGCTGGCGAGTATCACTACCATGGTATCTTATATATTGGCCTTATTTTGACTGACGATGGTCCAAAAGTAATTGAATATAATGTTCGTTTAGGTGATCCAGAGACCCAGGTGATTTTGCCCCGCATGAAAACCGACTTGTTCGAACTCGTAAATGCAGCAATTAATGATCGACCATTACCAGAAGTTGAAGAAAATAAAGAGGCTTGTTTTGGCGTTGTCTTGGCATCAAAAGGATATCCAACTAAGCCAATCCATGGTCAAGCGCTGGGAACATTTCCCGTTGATCCCAGTGTCACTATTGATTATGCAAATGTTGCTGGGACGATTAATGACTTAAGAGGTGCAGGTGGACGTTTACTAATGGTGATCGGGAAAGATGATTCTCTTCAAAAAGCCCGCGATCACGTTTATGACTACTTACGCCAGCTTGATGAACCTGAATGTTTTTATCGTCATGATATTGGTGCAAAAGCTGGACTACAATAATTTCTTCATCACTATTGGCATTTGCAGGGGAATGGATTAAAATAATATGGTAATGCTGTTTATAGCGATTTTAAGAAGAAAGAGGTCAATTGAACATGGCTAAATTAGTATTAATTCGTCACGGTCAAAGTGAATGGAACTTATCTAACCAATTTACTGGTTGGGTTGATGTTGATTTAAGTGAAAAGGGTGTTGAACAAGCAAAGAATGCTGGTAAAGCCCTTAAGGAACACGGCATTGAATTTGACTACGCATACACTTCTGTTTTGAAGCGTGCTATCAAGACTTTGCACTATGCTCTTGAAGAATGTGACCAATTATGGATTCCTGAATACAAGACTTGGCGTTTAAACGAACGTCACTATGGTGCACTTCAAGGCCACAACAAGCAAAAGGCTGCTGAAAAGTACGGTGACGAACAAGTTCACATTTGGCGTCGTTCATACGATGTATTACCTCCATTGCTAAGTGCTGACGATGAAGGTTCTGCTGCAAAGGATCGTCGTTACGCTAACTTAGACCCACGTGCTATTCCTGGCGGTGAAAACTTAAAGGTTACTTTGGAACGTGTTATTCCATTATGGCAAGATGAAATTGCACCAAAGCTTTTGGACAACAAGAACGTTATCATCGCTGCTCACGGTAACTCTCTTCGTGCATTGAGCAAGTACATCGAAAACATTTCTGATGAAGATATCATGAACCTTGAAATGGCTACTGGTCAACCAGTTGTTTATGACTTCGATGATAAGCTTAACGTATTAAGCAAGGAAAAGTACTAAAATAAATTTACGATATTAAGTTTGGAGAGGCGGGAAAGTTAAATTTCTAACGCCTCTTTTTTGTAGCTTTTTTGAAAAAATGTTGAAGATATTGGCGAATAAATTGAGCTTATAGTGAGTTGTGGTATGATTAACATCAGAATCTAATAAGGTGGAGAGAATTTAAATGAAAATGGAAAAACAACGAGCACTCCCAATGAAGGAATTTTTCCCTTCATTGAAAGAGCTGGTAAAGCCCAACTATTTAAAGGCAATGTGGCCAGTTGCAGGGGTATCAATTATTTTTATTGCTTTAGCAGCGATCTTAGCACTTCTTAATTCAAATATTGCTGCCTCATTGAGTATGACAATGATGATGGTAATGTACGGAATGGCTTCCCCAGTTGCAATCTTGTTCTCATTATTAGAAATTGTGGGGATTGTCGCAATTATTGCTGCGTTAGCTTTCTTCTATACTTTCTTTGGCGTTGCTACTCAATATACATACCAAGATAAGATGGCTCATCCAGAACAACCAGTTAGTGCTGGCTCAATCTGGATGCACTATAAGCACTTGCGAAAGAATCAAGTATGGCGGATCGTGCTTTACATTGGATTGTTCACTTTCTTGTGGAGTTTACCACTCAACATTGTTAATGCATTGCTCTTGCCACGTCTATCAGGCGTTGCTGCTGTTTATACTGGGTGGGCAATTCGAATCCTTAACGATATTGTTGTATTGTGGAAGAGTATCGAATATTCACAGTCATACTTCCTTTATCGTGAAAAACAACCACAATTCCTTGGTCAATCAATGCGTTATGCCTTAACTGCTAGTCGGCGGTTCATGACTGGCCGAAAGTGGAACTACTTTGCGATTCAGTTTGTCTTAGAATTCCTTCCAATTTTTATCTGGACTTTAATTTTTGGTGGATTGGCATTTTACGGTGTTTACACGGCAACTTATGTCCTTACTTATATCGGAATCATCTTAGTGATTGTTGGTATTTCCTGCTACCTTCCAGTGGTATATGCAATTCTTGCTTTGTACTACAACAAGGCTCGAGCAGGAATGGAAATGGATGTGCTCTTCAAGGATACTTTTAAGCCAGTAGCTGAATTAACCGGTGAAGCTTATGTTCATGAAGTATATGTAGAAAAACAACCAAAAGAACAACCATCACCAACTGTTAAGCGTGATGATGGAAAGAAACACGAAGCAAAAAAAGATGAATAGTAAAACGAAAAGCTGAAGGGTAACGAAATCTCTTCAGCTTTTTTGTATCTTAAATACTTCTTGACAGTAATCGTTAATTCCATGTACAATGACGGCAATAACCAAAGATGAAGAAGTAATCTTAGTAGTAAGCGGTTGGACATTTAGGAAGCAAGTGGTAACTGTAAACTTTGCCAATGCCGTTATACGAATTACACTTACGGAGTCTTTCAGTATTTGAACGGATCGTCTCGTTATCGACTAGAGTGGTAGCTATCTAGCTGCAATCAAGGTGGTAACGCGGTAAATCGTCCCTGACTTCATTATTTGAAGTTGGGGATTTTTTGCATCCGAGAAACTTATGGAGGTAAACATGGATATTCTTAATGAACTAGAATGGCGTGGTGCTATTAACCAAGTTACAGACGAAGAAGGCCTACGCAAATTAACATCAGAAGATAAAATTGCTCTTTACTGTGGAACTGACCCAACCGGGGATAGTCTTCATAT is part of the Limosilactobacillus reuteri genome and encodes:
- the purH gene encoding bifunctional phosphoribosylaminoimidazolecarboxamide formyltransferase/IMP cyclohydrolase — protein: MKRALVSVSDKQNLVPFVKGLVENDFEIISTGGTKRVLDEAGIETIGIEDVTHFPEILDGRVKTLNPYVHGGLLARRDLPEHMATLEKLNITPIDLVCVNLYPFKETIEKPGVELADAIENIDIGGPSMVRSAAKNYHDVTTVVDQADYDEVLAQIKEDGETSLATRARLAAKAFRHTAAYDSLISQYLTKQTGLEDPEKLTLSWDLKETMRYGENSHQKAWLYEDALPKAFSVLQAEQLHGKKLSYNNIKDADEALRCIREFDEPTVVAMKHMNPCGIGRGGKLVQAWDHAYEADPVSIFGGVIALNRQVDLATAEKMHKIFLEIVIAPGFDDDAFELLAKKKNIRLLSLDFSKKDEPTKHEVVSVMGGMLLQEQDTLKEDYHDWQCVTEKQPTEEQLKTLMFAWKAVKHAKSNAIVLANDDRTLGVGEGQPNRIDSLKIAVKHAGEAIDDRTVMASDAFFPFGDCVEYAGQNGIKAIVQPGGSIRDQESIEMANKYGIAMVITGIRHFRH
- a CDS encoding 2,3-diphosphoglycerate-dependent phosphoglycerate mutase, giving the protein MAKLVLIRHGQSEWNLSNQFTGWVDVDLSEKGVEQAKNAGKALKEHGIEFDYAYTSVLKRAIKTLHYALEECDQLWIPEYKTWRLNERHYGALQGHNKQKAAEKYGDEQVHIWRRSYDVLPPLLSADDEGSAAKDRRYANLDPRAIPGGENLKVTLERVIPLWQDEIAPKLLDNKNVIIAAHGNSLRALSKYIENISDEDIMNLEMATGQPVVYDFDDKLNVLSKEKY
- the purD gene encoding phosphoribosylamine--glycine ligase — encoded protein: MEKQVNVLVVGEGGREFAVAKKLQESPRVKQVYCAPGNVGMSTVGVVPIAIAETDFAKLIQFAKEHNVAWTFVGPEDCLVDGIVDEFKAAGLKVFGPDARAAQLEGSKDYALNFMNNYHVPTARHATYRDQTAAINNVGQFGFPVVIKENGLAGGKGVVIAKDRAEAIRTIKEMFVNGQARLVIEECLSGPEYSMFVLISNGHYRILPMAQDHKRAFDDDKGPNTGGMGAYSPLPQLSSAVRQQMIDEVLKPTVDGLVAGEYHYHGILYIGLILTDDGPKVIEYNVRLGDPETQVILPRMKTDLFELVNAAINDRPLPEVEENKEACFGVVLASKGYPTKPIHGQALGTFPVDPSVTIDYANVAGTINDLRGAGGRLLMVIGKDDSLQKARDHVYDYLRQLDEPECFYRHDIGAKAGLQ
- the purM gene encoding phosphoribosylformylglycinamidine cyclo-ligase, with product MSRYQDAGVDVNAGYELVHRIKDAVKSTDRPGVIGGIGSFGGMFDLEKLQVRHPVLVSGTDGVGTKLLIAQQMNKHDTIGIDVVAMCVNDVLAQGAEPITFLDYIATGHNDPAKMAAIVSGVATGCREAGAALIGGETAEMPDMYADNEYDLAGTVSGIAEKEELLTAAGPQKGDILLGLPSSGLHSNGFSLVRQILFRDNHVKLTDRPETLRGKTVGETILTPTRIYVQAVLPLVHHKLVHGISHITGGGLIENVPRMLDDNLQAVIDSSRWPQLPVFGYLRVLGGLTKEDCFEAFNMGIGMVLAVAPDQVAQVQEILSNKNMTSYQIGYLRHCLPDTKKIVIK
- the purN gene encoding phosphoribosylglycinamide formyltransferase, whose protein sequence is MRVAILASGNGTNFEVLAQHFKNNDLPGELALLFCNHPDAPVMKRAARLGIPAESFTVKSCGGKQEYEEKLLGVVKKYQIDFIVLAGYLRVIGPTILDHYAHRIINLHPAWLPEYPGLHSIERAFADQQAQTGVTVHYIDAGLDSGPIIAQEHVPILPTDTIETLEARVHETEHRLYPEALKQALEKEQH